In the Vanessa atalanta chromosome 24, ilVanAtal1.2, whole genome shotgun sequence genome, atgagtgggtggtaactacccagacgggcttgcacaaagccctaccaccaagtaattacaattaaaaatgtttttgcatAATTACACATTAATAAAGACAGGGCAATAAGGACAAGGCCAGTTTATCCATAAGGCAGTGCATTCAACTATGGATCCAAAATCAGCTGTATTCCTATCTTGATTGATATTGTGTAATATATGATATctagatgttttttttcttgtttatgaAAGCATCCCTATTAAGTTTAGTGATTATGTCTATACAAACATGCTAGCCCTTTTCTCATCTTAGAATGTAGAAATATGTCTTTTTCAATTCAATCAAAAAACACTTATAGTCAATTTCAAGCAGGACTgtccattttatttacattttaatagttTCTTCCATTTGGTTTGAATAAAACCTCATTTTAGggatagaattattaaaaagtatattatagtaaGCGACTACTTCGCAAAGGGAGTAATTAagctaaatttcaagttaatTCAGACTTACTAGTTGATGATGACTTGATGatgagtatatttatttatctacttaCAGTTACACCActgatttacataaaaatgtttatgacaACAAATACACCATTGACTATAATCATATAACATTTACTTTATAGAATGACCACTATCGGgcaacacaattttttttcaactcaacatatactaaaatatattaatacccaattcatacaaaatattcataaatcataTACTACACGCAGTAATCCCTAATGTCAACACAAACAGACCACATGGCGCTCCTTTtcctttgaaatatataaatgatattctaTAGATATTTAAAGAAGATTTTATGCagctaaaatatttcaattataacctatttatataatttaagaatattttgagcaTTTTATAATACAGGGTTAATCTAATtatgatgaattaaatatatatttcataatcttttgtataaatatataccgaTAAAGGATTCAGAATTtacatgtttgtatattttaataatggacTCCATCTGAATAAAATTACAGAGAATCAATATGACTCATTTGACAAGAACATTAATACGcaaatatataagtacacaaatgcaataaataatgaataatatgatACAATAATGGATTAGTTAAACCGGTTCTAATAaagatatgtataaatattaacaagagATATTTACAATCGTAAGAAAGCAAATACAAACCACTGCAAATAACTCCATTTCCGTTTTTAATCGCATATCGGAGCGGGCTTACGGTATTCAATATCACAGCCCGCGACGTCGGTATTCTTGCAGTCTCCAATAACATGCAGTCTTCGCATTCTTCATATTGACTCCAGAATGTAACtgattcatttgttttgatCTCCAAACAAGCTTGGTCGTATTTTAATGTAGTCCCATTACAGTTACGTATGAACGAACCGACGTTTTCGAAATTACCGAGCATTTTCATAACTTTACTCTACATTAGGTtccaagtaaattatattcacaATGAAACAATGCACTTGCGGaattgcaaaaataatattgtagaaaTCTGACAACGCAAAATGTGAATCATCAATGAAACGTCAAATTCTAGTTTACGAATGGAATGACAAATTGTGAAGTGAATGAGTGTGAGTTTAAGCGAACGAAAAACTTTGTAAACAAAGATTATTAACCATACAAATTGCAATGCTGAAAAACAGTGTtgccaaatgtattttatatattttgttatataaaaaatattgtacatacatacaaatttgagtaacattataaaaatttattaagaacCTAACTTACCTAATAACTAAAccaaaaacatttgttttgataataacCTCTTTAATGGTATAATATAGAGTAATATGCTTAGAAAATTTCTtacacttttttaaaaaatactttttggaataaatcagttaaatatagtacaataagaaaatatttttacaactttaGTATTGGTTTGTTAATCTAGCCAATAtggatatgtattaaaattataacaatttttaatttagaaaaacccacatttaaaaaagtatattatttattttaggcataaaaattaagtatcatatttttttcatatcaacaaatataaaaacatttttacacagGAAAACCTatgtatatctttaataaattcaatagctTCTTAAGGAAATCGATTTGTACACCGACTGGTATTTCCACATACTTCTTATTATTACTTTCcactatatatttatgttctcCATAAAACCAACTGGGCAGTGGTGAAGGAGGATTTATGAAATAATGGTACCTCATTTTCTTAGACTTCATTATCAAAGATGTGAAGGGTCCGATAAAATAcaactgaaaaatataaattatagtattaacAAGTACGAAAAATATTGCCATTTACTaactaagtaaaaatatatgaaaattgtgTGCGAGTTTATCTTGGCTACCAAACCAAGATTAATACACACaatcttttgtttgttttgttatcataatttagttatttgtcTAATTAAGCCACTAATTcactatttactaattattatatcagaGTTCTCCAGCATAGATCTTACTCATAGTCATAGCTAGTCATACGTAGCCAGGCAATCTGTAAAATGTAATAGAACTAATCAAAGATAATGAGatttaaatacagataattttttaatacagataTTTACCTTTAAGCTTCACGTCATCTAACCACTTGACATATTTGTACCTACTTGTTTAAAATGGCGCATGATTTGGCGCTTTTTCTACTTGTTATCTCTGAGAGATgagataataacataattataaaatgaggcATAGATCGTTCACATACATCTCTTTCATATCGCTCCTCACATACTCCAATGCTCCAtccatgtcttcttctttcctTCCCCTCTACGCTCATATTTATCCCTAATTTagtcactttaaaaaaaattaaaaaattattcgtTACCTGCAAAGATTTTTGTTCTTTTCTAGTGACGATATCACTTAGATAGGAATTCGGCTCGCTTAATTGATTCATgctgtaaatataaatcattatttaataatataattcataattttaggACTATGACGGTTtcattgatatcaaatcaaaccaaataataaaaatataaatcaaaattatggaCTTATGCAGTagcataatactgatttatcgaatgcaacatttataaatccgcaacaaatatttaatagcatCAGTTGCTATGCTCTAACCGTAATAACTCCACACCCACAGGTGAAAagccaaacaaacaacatttgacatcaaattgacgcgatatcattggtcgagagctcgattaatctatgatattcactatggatttgcgaaaaaatggcgttttgaacgttgacgaaactgttatcggaatttttggaagtaaaattaaagtgtaatagtattgtattataaataaagatattttataaataaactcttagtagtgcacaatatagccgagttattagcaaatcacatgaaatatgtaaatttaaggtttgtttatttatattcccacttcgattggaataggctataaatgcagttagtctaaattaaaataataatagtagatacttacaaaaatttattcatCAATACCAAAATTTCATGTTTAATGCCTTTCAAATTGTGAATATTGACATTTTCTTCAgagtttttactttttctctCAAGCTGCTTATCGTCAACAGGCCGTACCTTTTCGGAATTTTCcttgtttattgtaattgatCTTTGGAGTTTGTAGCTGcagaataatgaaaaatatcgataaatataaaaaaaaaaacattatggtCAGGTCCGGCCTTAACCATCTAGGCACCCCGGGCTGTATTCGGCACCCTTTTATATTAGACTAGCGTCAGACTGGGAAAGTCAAAGGTCTTTAGAAATCGTGGACGTATTTTTTTCCGTACTTCAAACGTACGTCAAAGTGGCAGTCAAAAATAAGATAcgtgattgaaataaaatgttatccaaatattacaaattttattataaacgtttaAATGCGAATGTACTAacgtagtttaattttttttaatggttatctggcaaacgagcaggaggctcatctaaTGGAAAGAGACTAAGCAATATATATATCCGTTGCAAATAAGCTGGAACTTAGACATGCCAGTGTATTGCCGAACTTCAGTaacactagttgtcgcccgtggtGGCTTgaggggttggtcgtcaagatataaaaaagcctatgtcccACCACCAAATTCAGTCAATGGTTGTGACCATAAAagcgtgacagacagacagagttacgttCGAATTTATAATGACGTGATATGGTAGTATTACAGGTAAAATAGTAGTTATGTACTTACTTTTCAATTGCCggccaaataatatttttgaaaactttCTCGTCAGCTTTGCTCGCTAAATATAATCGCTGAAAATCTAACGAATCGTCCAGTAAATTAAGGATCCATAATGTAACatttgatttcaaattaatatttctctCGGTTCCCTTTAATATTTCCGACGACTGATAATCATTTCTTTCAAATAGTTTGAGCAGATTTTTTGCTATTTTAGCATTTGCTAAGGagacaaatatcaaaattgatgCTAATTTTAACATGTCTGATTggtatactattatttaagtgATTAAGTAGCCGCTAAGACAATTGTTCAATTAAATGTGTCTACACCTGAATAAATAGCAGCGATTCCCAAAGTTTTatcataatcaatatttttttctttatttaatttatggtgGCAAACGAGCCAGAGGGTCAACTGATGAAAAGTTACTACCGCCGCCCATGGACTTCTGCAACACCGAAGGGCTTGGTGTAGGTGTAGgctctttttttgaaaattctcAAGTCGTATTTGCTCGTAAAAAccaccggcgaaagctggtttcacagagtgattgtgtgaggcagaaaatgtcattaaaaatcgtgctgttgtggatttttggacatctaggtggttcGGTTGAACTTGGAATTTTACAGAGATGTCCGAATgcgaaattcagcagccgggcttaatccaaacaattcttCGGAACATTTGCCGTGAAAAATGCGGTAGAAGAtacagagtgatccaacatctcgacgcaaagccaaaggatcaagcagatcggttAGGGATTGATCGTCGATTATTCGAGCCGCTTTGTGttgaatacggtcaaatggatATGGTGCTGACTCGCATCTTGTGCATCAAAGACATGCACCACTTATGAATGAAGCCTTTGGTGTGTTCGTCCGTAAACATGTCTTAACGCCTGTAACGTCTTTTGCTGCGATATTGTAACATCGGAGTAAACCCAGCAACATTCTGAGGTAATAGTTATAGAATACTCGGAGGTCACAACTAAATGTTACAAACATAATCATAACATAATCGTACGCTTAGTTGGCTGTAGTAGATAcatcttgaataaaataatgaaggGTGATGAAGTTTTTCACTCGAGAAATCTCTTTCCGGCCGTGTCGGATTTGTTTCTACGTCGGTATTTTGTAAGCCATCTCCTTTGAGAATGGTCATCTCGGACGAAATCTTTCGGTAAAAACATAGGTTCAACAACTTTTTATTGCtgaatattaaatacctattttCCATAAGTATTAACAtgcatatcaattaaaataatattaaattttaattataaaaaaatgtttatgtactaaaataataatgttaatttgggAAGCAGTGTTGTGTGAGATTATTTACTATAGTCTATGTGCTTGTACAATTCCTTTAATAGAACAAAAGGCTTATTGGCGTTTATTGCTGTTATAAATGTTCTTTGGATACCTTTGGGTATGGAGCGCTGTATGATGTCAACTATAGGCAAAGCCATCgagctaatttttttatttttgtactttttgaCAACAAACAGTAGTgcttatactaataatttattacaactcCTAAAGCTTAAAAATGAGTTGTAATAAAGTCATGCTTTAGTTTTGGTAATAGTCATGACATAATACAAGTGTACTATTTGAAAAAGTTAGAGTTACAGATGAGATCAAttagatttacttatttaatacactattcaagtttttttttatttggtaactttaattttttttacttacatttaaaactaaatgatttatattgaaCTAATTATTACTCAATAATACATTGCCTATATACTTAATTAGTTTGTTTTGTATCAACTGTAAAGAACGGAAGTATCGGCAGTGAAAAATATCACGAATATCTTCAACATAGAAAGAATGATCTTTTATAAAcaccaaaaacaaaaaatggccTTAAATATGAACCTTGAAGAACACCAATTTTTTAACGGAGATCCGGAAAACTTTGgcttatattatttactgcATACATTGTAGTTGTATCCAACTAAGAAGCGATATTCAGTTAGCGACCTAGGGATCTTTTAAGGCTGTCAGTCgtgctaatttattttatatggctCATTGGCgaattatacaaaatcaaattgTACTCTACACTATTtgcttagtggtagggctttgtgcaaacccgtctgggtggtaccacccactcatcattctgacgccaagcagcaatatttggtattgttgtgtcgCGGTTTGAAGagcgagtaagccagtgtaactacaggcacaagggacatatcatcttagttcccaaggtttgtggcacatcggcgatgtaagggatggttattaTTCTAACTGCGCCAATTTcgacgggcggtggtgaccgcttaacaTCAGGTCACAGGTGCTCCATTTGCTGAtacgcctacctattacataaaaaaaacgaagtaacaaattgttgtaatttattgtattggATAATATACTTATTGCTGACTTTAAAAGTACCAAATTTTCTTAAGATGGAAATAGAAAACAAAGATAATTTGCTTGGATCGCTTGTTTCAGGTTAGTCTGCATAAAATGtgacattttaaaatctaattaatctatttctattttgaatttaaatgttttctcaacaagataattttgtttcatatttttaaatatttatcaagtaTTGTATTTCAGTCATAAATCAAACACAAGTTATTATTAAGGATtagtttctaaaaataatattacagaatTTTAGCAATAATGTactgtacgtatgtatgtagaCTGGTAGATAAAAACAGAGAATGGGTTACAACATTTATTAGTctcaacgtaaaaaaaaaacataagtttgCTTAAATatcgatacatttttaaatatctactaaTTATAAGGAAAAGGAAGGAATTTGTACTTAGCTAttcaaatttacattttgaaCCAAAAGTGGGTTCCATTATAacagttatattttttcttactttttagTCAGCTCTTTATATGGAGACTTCATGCACTAGATGAGAATGTTTACAGGCAGTCAGCTATCGATATGCCAATGTATGCACAGCGTAAAGACAGCAGGACTTCATGTCATGTTCTGGTTGCTATGGCTACAGTTCGTCTATTGCACAAAGTCCCTTACAGGGCAACATCTAGAAAcactttaaagtatttaaatattttgtattatgattgcaataaaacaaataccgGTGGTTATCCCATTAAACACAATCTCTCTTGTTTTAGCACTATATTAGAAAGGGATAGAAGTATTTTTAGTTCTGTCAAATTTGGTTAAGAGATTGTGTATAATAGAATTTGTCTCAAACTTCAAATAAAACTGTACTTTATGTGGtagcaaataaatacaataatgctTTAGCAAATTGCAAAATTTCTGATCCACCAAGTTTGGACTCCCCATACACACGATCGACGAATGTAATTGGCACTTCTCCTATGGTGTAGTCTAATTGCCTCGCTCtggaaaacaaaaaacaaaatttagtaTTACAAGATTCTAAAACTAATATACCCATAATagaaacaaattttaacatGAAATCTTTAAGTAAAcaagtaatattacatttataatacaccCCATGAAGAAAATGCTAACCAAGCTTTACTTaactaatgatattttttaatgatgtcTAATCGAAATAAACAAgacatgtaaaatatatacttgaatGACAAATAGACATGATAGAGTGCAGTATATTTCAGATGTAAGCTCTCAGTGAAAAATGCAAACATTTCAAGACAGTAAGACAGACATCTAAGTCCAATAACCTTGATTTacaattgattatatatttataatcaaagtaTGAAACAGGAAAAGACCTTGAAACAGTTCAGAAAAGTTACACCACACAGTCTTAGAAGTATTCCCTCAGATACTTAGTGAAAAACGATTCTAAGCAACTGGGTTCAATGCCAACTCTACTaggtataatctatatttataaagtggAAGAAGATAGTCTGTTAGGTTCCATTgctcttttaaaataagtaacacatctcaacataaaaaataataataaacaaatgatacAAGAGTTCATTAAACTCATtagtaaactaaactaaaaatgtAGGATATTGGCCTTCACCATAGAAATGAATGTTGTTTAAAGTGAATGAGTGTGATATCACCTcaagataaaacaataaaattaagcacatgtgcTTTGAAGACTAAATGGATCAttactcaaatataattcaattacaatattatatacatattacatatatctcgaactgataacaaaaaaatcttttgttaaACTGGGAAACaactaaatattactaatactaaAAGACTAATGGTATTTTGAGTGGAACACAtgtagctatatatatatgtaagactATATAAAGGGGGTTAAAGTAGaacttaataatttgtatatacattattaatattaaatatcaaatagttaCCGAATGATCATCTCCATTTGGAACACATAACCCTTGGACACACAGCTGTCTATCAATTTCTGTAGTATATCCTTTTTATAAAGCCTGCAATTAATACATtaactaaataacaaaatattaagcgTACAACCTCTTACTAGTTGAATCTTGTATTTTGGTTCAttagaatttgtttattttatttatattggagaacataaaattatctgctttataaattaaaatgaatgttggtatgtttaaaattatttgttacacTAATCTGAGTCATTCAATTGTTCATAATTATtgctattatatttatgaatactttCTCAGTTTAAATAACACATCCATAGAGAATATAATTGGTactctcatcatatattctgccaaacaacaatacttagtgctattgtgttccagttcgaaGACTGAGTGAGAAGCATTGAAGTTACaaggaataatttatatctcttacagtactaatgtctttgggcagtgacgaccacttaccattaggtggcccacttgccagtctgcctaccaatgagattttttttttacaatgcaTGATACTTGGTCATCCTAATTATGTATTTCTTTGACCATATAAGAATTTGTCTTAATAAAAGAATACTTTGCCAATTTGAGTTCAAGATGTGCAATTATGATATATCCTTACCTAAAAGAACCGGTCAAGTCAGAAGCGTTAGGTCTCAACAAAAGTTGTGTTATAAAGTTGGCACCCCTTGAAATTAGTTTCCTCTTAAAATCCCATCCATAAACACCACCCCCATCCTTGTAGCGAGTACCCGATACAAGGTCATAATCATGCTTCTTCTGTAGTTCTATGAACTTTGGAATGAATTGaggctgaaataaatatatatatcagtaaacattgaaaaaaaaatgatatttaatatttcaaacaataaaatatttaatcactaAATAGACGGATTATCTTAATAGTAGAAGATTATACTGTAAAAAGTTATTACATGGTGACTTAAATCTGAATCCatgatgataataaaattgCCTGTTGCATGTTGCATTCCATGAATATAGGCAGTTCCAAGTCCTAACTTTTTTTCCCTCggacgtaataatattttatttgatccaTATAGCTTCTGCAGCTGTTTCGCCACTTCCAGTGTACCATCTGGGCTGCCATCGTCGATGATAATAACTTCGTAATCGTAGCCGCTAAAGATATGAaagattgtaaatataatgcaagataaaatcatcatttatttaaataacatttacctATTGTCgaggtatttaattattagccaTATTATGATCGGTAGGTTCTCTCTTTCGTTGTAAGTCGGTaataatatggaatatttatcACTTTGAGTAATTTCTGAATCTAAGGCCGTGGTCGCCATATTGACGTATGTCAATTGTCAAAACTCAAATTGTGATATGTCTGTAAACATTGAAATGTATTCGTGTTTGGTCGAGGTAACGtggaaatatgttataattatgtaaatataaaaaaaatacagaattatttcaatataattatacaattccTGTACcgtgaattatttttgaattgaaatattttcaaaagtattaTATTCTGCCCATCAATAACCGTAATgtctaatacaaaaataatactataatggATAGAAGAGAATGAAAAGACAAGGAAAGTAATTTAAGGTGTATTGACGACAACTTAGTACCTTTACCAAAATagtaccttttttaaatataataattatgtaaattgtatattgtatatacatcACAAGAATAAAGGTAATTCTAATCTTGAtgatttttagataaattaaattgatcatATTATCTCAATTATTAACAGAATGTAGAAAAATTTTACTGGAAATAGTGTCATTTTacgcaattaattattaaatcgttGACATTAATTTTACGAGGAAGCTTAAACGTCAAACGATATTGACTTTTCGATTTGTCAGTAAATATATCTACGATTCAAAATTTTTAAGTGTATAAAAAATGATCAAATAACTTTAAACATTATGCCTTTAAAAACAACTATTAATTCGTACGGCCTAAAGAgcaaataactaaaacaatacattttaaaagttatttatttaaatcatgtcACAGATGTGAAAGTAGCAAAATTTTTAGCAAAGCgactactattataataataaatatgggaAAAACAAGCAAAGTAGTCGTATGTGGAATGAAAGGCGTTGGTAAAACTGCAGTTTTAGAGCAGCTTATATAcggaaatgttaatttaaaatcatcttTCTACCCGACAATTGAAGACATATACGTTGCTAATATAGAAACTGACCGTGGGACTAAGGAACGCGTATGTTTCTATGATACCGCGGGCCTGGAGCCTCCTCTTACAGGCGAGTTGAAAGGTTTAgttgaaattagttttttttttttattacagccTATACTGcttgaagttttattaaaagcttttcaattaagatttgataaaatacttttatgcaCCACCCTTGCCACTTATTATTTAGCTCTGCTTTATTGAAATGCACTTACATTAAGGACATTGATAtatagtgaaaaaaaataaacatttccatATTTACTAGACATATcagcaatataataaaaaaataaacattttaaaaagtaaaaacaatcaaaacatataattaCAGCTTTTCCATGTTAAAGTTCAGttttatttggaa is a window encoding:
- the LOC125073343 gene encoding dolichol-phosphate mannosyltransferase subunit 1 — protein: MATTALDSEITQSDKYSILLPTYNERENLPIIIWLIIKYLDNSGYDYEVIIIDDGSPDGTLEVAKQLQKLYGSNKILLRPREKKLGLGTAYIHGMQHATGNFIIIMDSDLSHHPQFIPKFIELQKKHDYDLVSGTRYKDGGGVYGWDFKRKLISRGANFITQLLLRPNASDLTGSFRLYKKDILQKLIDSCVSKGYVFQMEMIIRARQLDYTIGEVPITFVDRVYGESKLGGSEILQFAKALLYLFATT
- the LOC125073577 gene encoding uncharacterized protein LOC125073577, whose amino-acid sequence is MNKFFMNQLSEPNSYLSDIVTRKEQKSLQLYFIGPFTSLIMKSKKMRYHYFINPPSPLPSWFYGEHKYIVESNNKKYVEIPVGVQIDFLKKLLNLLKIYIGFPV